In Actinoplanes sp. NBC_00393, a single genomic region encodes these proteins:
- the grpE gene encoding nucleotide exchange factor GrpE encodes MDDDEIDRRLDDFGRRIDQVDANVGALRHDLQDALAFAAVRDLCLELIDPLDAVDRLLAAPGSGDPELVNRHVRSVAATLRGVLRRMGAEVEPIRVGVDLYDADQHRCVAVVEPTESPFPAAPPHTVVRILEDGYLLRRRRLRPALVEIQGDRHTPTSTRGGAPWTSTG; translated from the coding sequence ATGGATGACGACGAGATCGACCGGCGCCTGGACGACTTCGGACGACGTATCGATCAGGTCGACGCGAACGTGGGCGCCCTGCGCCACGATTTGCAGGACGCGCTCGCCTTCGCGGCGGTACGGGACCTGTGCCTGGAGCTGATCGATCCGCTCGACGCGGTGGACCGTCTGCTCGCCGCACCCGGATCGGGCGATCCGGAACTGGTTAACCGGCACGTCCGCAGTGTGGCGGCGACGCTGCGCGGAGTCCTGCGGCGAATGGGTGCGGAAGTCGAGCCGATCCGGGTCGGCGTGGATCTCTACGACGCGGACCAGCACCGGTGCGTCGCAGTCGTCGAGCCCACCGAGTCGCCGTTCCCGGCCGCGCCGCCGCACACCGTCGTCCGCATTCTCGAGGACGGCTACCTGCTGCGCCGGCGCAGACTCCGGCCTGCCCTGGTCGAGATCCAGGGCGATCGGCACACCCCCACCAGCACGCGAGGAGGAGCACCGTGGACTTCCACCGGGTAA
- a CDS encoding tetratricopeptide repeat protein encodes MTSGRGPGLADPGDRDDDEAGRRKPDEHEPSILEFDVSGRSRSPDGTDPAAKAGRLVQRAIRMCESGDYQGAIGLLDIAIGLDPTVAGPWLWKGFCLMSAGNAPAAVAALERARSRVRGAEALAKVERDLATLQRRLTDQPIGQARLRLRAGEADAALKLLDACAPTLSGDESFEARRVYARERTHHPEPGGPTELTHATLQTVLAWLSREEMTHGRKALESGDYTAAAAHLGRARQRDPRHTEAIIEEANALLHIAESIMLTALPEWEKWLAQIRRTARFLRRADELAEQAATNTALADQVTAVRRRIAASTRTNDEWNARVTKVVKVHKCVSEFNRLVNHLNRNRGNPTAIMAVITSFPPVEVKAHRLLNAYGPDDPDVGPALADLVKKVKSLRRSIR; translated from the coding sequence ATGACCTCGGGCCGCGGCCCGGGCCTGGCCGATCCCGGCGATCGGGACGACGACGAAGCGGGCCGCCGGAAGCCGGACGAGCACGAACCCTCGATCCTGGAGTTCGACGTCAGCGGCAGGTCTCGCTCCCCGGACGGTACGGATCCGGCGGCCAAAGCCGGCCGGCTGGTCCAGCGGGCGATCAGGATGTGCGAAAGCGGTGACTACCAGGGTGCCATCGGCCTGCTCGACATCGCCATCGGGCTGGACCCCACGGTGGCCGGCCCCTGGCTGTGGAAGGGTTTCTGCCTGATGAGCGCCGGCAACGCGCCGGCCGCGGTTGCCGCACTCGAGCGTGCCCGAAGCCGGGTACGCGGCGCTGAGGCGCTGGCGAAGGTGGAACGCGACCTGGCCACTCTGCAACGTCGGCTCACCGATCAGCCCATCGGCCAGGCACGCCTGCGGCTGCGCGCCGGCGAGGCCGATGCGGCGCTGAAGCTGCTCGACGCCTGTGCCCCGACGTTGTCCGGTGACGAGTCCTTCGAGGCCCGGCGCGTCTACGCCCGCGAGCGCACCCATCACCCGGAGCCGGGCGGACCGACCGAGCTCACACACGCGACGCTGCAGACCGTGCTGGCCTGGCTGTCCAGGGAGGAGATGACCCACGGCCGGAAGGCTCTCGAGTCGGGTGACTACACCGCGGCGGCGGCGCATCTCGGCCGAGCCCGGCAGCGCGATCCGCGCCACACCGAGGCCATCATCGAGGAGGCGAACGCGCTCCTGCACATCGCAGAGTCGATCATGCTGACCGCCTTGCCGGAATGGGAGAAGTGGCTGGCACAGATCCGGCGGACGGCCCGGTTCCTGCGCCGCGCCGACGAACTCGCGGAGCAGGCGGCCACCAACACGGCACTGGCCGATCAGGTGACAGCCGTGCGCCGCAGAATCGCCGCGAGCACGCGGACCAACGACGAGTGGAACGCGCGCGTAACCAAGGTCGTAAAGGTGCACAAGTGCGTCAGCGAGTTCAACCGGCTGGTCAACCATCTGAATCGCAACCGTGGGAATCCGACGGCCATCATGGCTGTCATCACGTCCTTTCCTCCGGTCGAGGTGAAGGCCCACCGGCTGCTCAACGCCTACGGACCGGACGATCCCGACGTCGGGCCCGCCCTCGCCGACCTCGTCAAGAAGGTCAAGAGCCTGCGGCGCAGCATCCGCTGA
- a CDS encoding J domain-containing protein — protein MFRVELDTDSLYAVLGISPDATQEQINRARDTGVHELRLRQRNEPVNRDELIRLQKILNAAGEELARPARRREYDAANPHLRLFSVRTAAAPMFRDPVDQIVALRRAITRHLDEAGAPPPAASDLERRDFTADMTWHPLLDDDERPGRYRTDGTPHG, from the coding sequence ATGTTCCGCGTCGAACTGGACACCGACTCGCTCTATGCCGTGCTCGGGATCTCGCCCGACGCCACCCAGGAGCAGATCAACCGGGCTCGCGACACGGGCGTGCACGAGCTGCGGCTGCGGCAGCGCAACGAGCCGGTGAACCGCGATGAATTGATCCGGCTGCAGAAGATCCTCAACGCGGCCGGGGAGGAACTGGCCCGGCCCGCCCGCCGCCGCGAGTACGACGCCGCCAACCCGCATCTGAGGCTGTTCTCGGTACGCACTGCCGCCGCACCGATGTTCCGCGACCCTGTGGACCAGATCGTGGCGCTGCGCCGGGCCATCACCCGGCACCTCGACGAGGCCGGCGCCCCTCCGCCTGCGGCCTCCGACCTGGAACGCCGGGACTTCACCGCCGACATGACCTGGCACCCGCTGCTGGACGACGACGAACGGCCAGGCCGATACCGAACGGACGGAACCCCGCATGGATGA
- a CDS encoding Hsp70 family protein has product MDFHRVIGIDLGTTYSAVSVWDGRETTIIPNRQGYATVPSVVGVDRSDQVIVGMPAQNSMVLNPQNTVIEVKRLMGTFERQPTGTEDPGVPQRIRFRGQEYLPQEISAFILMELKRQAEEHVGEAIHDAVITVPAYFREPQRRATEEAARMARLNVRMLVNEPTAAAVCFGADKAEGDRTVTYVVYDLGGGTFDVSVIQVHGRNVSVVGTGGDSHLGGGDFDDRIVTYALEQIRQEFGVDLSGDPKVRRRIKREAELRKRELSSASMTTLDLPYLTAEVSANIPLSRVTFESLIADLLERSLTCLDEAIESARQSNGIEPEMIEQVLLVGGSTRIACIRPMLAERLGLELRDVRIDLNPDEVVARGAGMLAREYAPADAYLGEDVVIRPAGGESAMVEPDAIVLQDVTSHSLGVRTLHDRFSIILPKDSRIPGEAAQHYTNADDNVTELPIQVFQGEHESAIDNQFVGSVPIAFPEPRPRGYWDLEVTFALDIDGLLHVKVHCVNNGTVREADLRCSVHTSREGIEQSSAKLHAEMAGMPKPPAEEPPAPTIPPLPEKTPPEYALIAGRSRQELDRLAGESRERLLAAYTAFVDAVHQGTPERIAECGDTLFETYTEARSR; this is encoded by the coding sequence GTGGACTTCCACCGGGTAATCGGCATCGACCTCGGCACGACGTACTCGGCAGTCAGCGTCTGGGACGGACGGGAGACGACGATCATCCCGAACCGCCAGGGCTACGCCACCGTGCCCTCCGTCGTCGGCGTCGACCGCAGCGACCAGGTCATCGTCGGCATGCCGGCGCAGAACAGCATGGTGCTCAACCCGCAGAACACCGTCATCGAGGTCAAGCGACTGATGGGCACGTTCGAACGGCAGCCCACCGGCACGGAGGATCCCGGTGTGCCGCAACGCATCCGGTTCCGCGGGCAGGAGTACCTGCCGCAGGAGATCTCCGCGTTCATCCTGATGGAGCTCAAGCGCCAGGCCGAGGAACACGTCGGCGAGGCGATCCACGACGCCGTGATCACCGTGCCGGCGTACTTCCGAGAACCCCAGCGCCGGGCGACCGAGGAGGCCGCCCGGATGGCCCGGCTCAACGTGCGCATGCTGGTCAACGAGCCGACCGCGGCGGCCGTGTGCTTCGGCGCGGACAAGGCGGAAGGCGACCGTACGGTCACCTATGTCGTATACGACCTGGGCGGTGGCACGTTCGACGTCTCAGTCATCCAGGTGCACGGCAGGAACGTCAGCGTGGTCGGCACCGGCGGTGACTCGCATCTGGGCGGCGGGGACTTCGACGACCGGATCGTCACCTACGCGCTTGAGCAGATCCGTCAAGAGTTCGGGGTCGACCTGTCCGGTGACCCGAAGGTCCGCCGCCGGATCAAGCGCGAGGCCGAGTTGCGCAAACGCGAGCTGTCCAGCGCCTCCATGACGACGCTCGACCTGCCGTATCTCACCGCGGAGGTCAGTGCCAACATCCCACTCAGCCGGGTGACCTTCGAATCGCTGATCGCCGACCTGCTGGAGCGGTCACTGACGTGCTTGGACGAGGCGATCGAGTCGGCACGGCAGAGCAACGGGATCGAGCCGGAGATGATCGAGCAGGTGCTACTGGTCGGCGGTTCGACCCGGATCGCGTGCATCCGGCCCATGCTCGCCGAGCGGCTCGGTCTGGAGCTGCGTGACGTCCGGATCGATCTGAACCCGGACGAGGTGGTCGCCCGCGGCGCCGGGATGCTCGCCCGCGAATACGCCCCCGCCGACGCGTACCTGGGAGAGGATGTCGTGATCCGGCCGGCCGGCGGCGAATCCGCGATGGTCGAGCCGGACGCGATCGTGTTGCAGGACGTCACGAGCCATTCGCTCGGTGTCCGTACGCTGCACGACCGGTTCTCCATCATCCTGCCGAAGGACAGCCGCATCCCCGGCGAGGCCGCCCAGCATTACACCAACGCCGACGACAACGTCACCGAGCTGCCCATTCAGGTGTTCCAGGGCGAGCACGAGTCGGCGATCGACAACCAGTTCGTCGGATCGGTGCCGATCGCCTTCCCGGAGCCACGCCCGCGGGGTTATTGGGACCTCGAGGTGACCTTCGCCCTCGACATCGACGGCCTGCTGCACGTCAAGGTCCACTGCGTCAACAACGGCACCGTCCGCGAGGCCGACCTGCGGTGCAGCGTGCACACCAGCCGCGAAGGCATCGAGCAGAGCTCGGCCAAACTGCACGCCGAGATGGCCGGCATGCCGAAACCGCCGGCCGAGGAGCCGCCGGCGCCCACCATCCCGCCGCTGCCGGAGAAGACCCCACCCGAGTACGCGCTGATCGCGGGCCGGTCCCGCCAGGAACTCGACCGGTTGGCCGGCGAGTCCCGCGAGCGCCTGCTGGCCGCCTACACGGCTTTCGTGGACGCGGTGCACCAGGGGACCCCAGAGCGCATCGCCGAATGCGGCGACACCCTGTTCGAGACCTACACCGAGGCGCGCAGCCGGTGA
- a CDS encoding carbohydrate-binding protein has product MFPRFLAGLAAAGVLAAALVGGQPPAGAATFAPTDGRLMFMGQSTEAAWDDYTSFAAAPSGGSVYYEVKSGTWVNAGHRDYATFLAQQGKAIQIGVSWKDNPPGYTGGSEQTKAARSRAVTAEIAAGQHAAQFDNLIAFVNAHPGAKFFLRLDYEVSSFYHCTSATCDSYKQAFAKLRALIDGRKQQNNVTYVFHPVRGEYEQMYPGDAVTDWIGVSIFAHELCMPIYDNGYLYNGTPPQNYDTSALQCRNAYLGTDSSGNAAAVWKNWDYDGNVLKMMKFARDHGKPMIVSESGMMNFTDDTDTRGLEAARGDTWVRRLFGLMNYTGPIPNMAGTHDLSQVIKAAVYINLDFRYGWDGIPDGSFDFPVDSTWFADGRLSQYAAARDSFCQGLVDRRFVTTCAGGGPGPTTAPTTPPPGSRNAFATIEAESRDSHSGTTVTAGRLSSLNNGDWARYDGVNFAGRTPNQVLFRYSSARPTNQAVTLEFRAGSATGPVIAAPGLLGTGSVNSFREAAFNVGALPAGTTSITVVTRANDSADVLDLDWFRFN; this is encoded by the coding sequence ATGTTTCCCAGATTCCTCGCCGGCCTGGCCGCCGCCGGTGTCCTGGCCGCGGCGCTGGTGGGCGGGCAACCGCCCGCCGGCGCCGCCACGTTCGCCCCCACGGACGGCCGGTTGATGTTCATGGGCCAGTCCACGGAAGCCGCCTGGGACGACTACACGTCGTTCGCCGCCGCGCCCAGCGGCGGATCCGTCTACTACGAGGTGAAGTCCGGCACCTGGGTCAACGCCGGCCACCGCGACTACGCCACCTTCCTGGCTCAGCAGGGCAAGGCGATCCAGATCGGGGTCTCCTGGAAGGACAATCCGCCCGGCTACACCGGCGGCAGCGAACAGACCAAGGCGGCCCGCTCCCGCGCGGTGACCGCCGAGATCGCCGCCGGGCAGCACGCCGCACAGTTCGACAACCTGATCGCGTTCGTCAACGCCCACCCCGGCGCCAAGTTCTTCCTGCGTCTGGACTACGAGGTGTCCAGCTTCTACCACTGCACGAGCGCGACCTGCGACTCGTACAAGCAGGCGTTCGCCAAGCTGCGGGCCCTGATCGACGGCCGTAAGCAGCAGAACAACGTCACCTATGTCTTCCACCCGGTCCGCGGCGAGTACGAGCAGATGTACCCGGGCGACGCGGTCACCGACTGGATCGGGGTGTCGATCTTCGCGCACGAGCTGTGCATGCCGATCTACGACAACGGCTACCTCTACAACGGCACGCCGCCGCAAAACTACGACACGTCGGCGCTGCAGTGCCGCAACGCGTACCTGGGCACCGACAGCTCGGGAAACGCCGCGGCCGTCTGGAAGAACTGGGACTATGACGGCAACGTCCTGAAGATGATGAAGTTCGCCCGGGACCACGGCAAACCGATGATCGTGTCGGAGTCCGGGATGATGAACTTCACCGACGACACCGACACCCGCGGCCTGGAGGCCGCACGCGGCGACACCTGGGTGCGGCGGCTGTTCGGGCTGATGAACTACACCGGGCCCATCCCCAACATGGCCGGAACCCACGACCTGAGCCAGGTGATCAAGGCCGCGGTCTACATCAACCTCGATTTCCGGTACGGCTGGGACGGCATCCCGGACGGCAGTTTCGACTTCCCGGTGGATTCCACCTGGTTCGCCGACGGACGGCTGTCGCAGTACGCCGCGGCCCGCGACTCGTTCTGCCAGGGCCTGGTCGATCGCCGGTTCGTCACCACCTGTGCCGGTGGCGGTCCCGGCCCGACCACAGCGCCGACCACGCCGCCGCCGGGCAGCCGGAACGCCTTCGCCACCATCGAGGCCGAGTCGCGTGACAGCCACAGCGGCACGACCGTCACCGCAGGCCGGCTCAGCTCCCTCAACAACGGCGACTGGGCCCGCTACGACGGGGTGAACTTCGCCGGGCGTACCCCGAACCAGGTTCTGTTCCGTTATTCCTCGGCCCGGCCCACCAACCAGGCCGTCACCCTCGAATTCCGCGCCGGCTCCGCGACCGGACCGGTGATCGCCGCGCCCGGCCTGCTCGGCACCGGCTCGGTGAACTCTTTCCGGGAAGCCGCCTTCAACGTCGGCGCCCTGCCGGCCGGCACGACCAGCATCACCGTCGTGACCCGCGCCAACGACAGCGCCGACGTCCTCGACCTCGACTGGTTCCGCTTCAACTGA
- a CDS encoding carbohydrate-binding protein: MLRKVLAGLAALAVPLIAVAASPAEAAIPPGKITFFAGQTTPDLTAFKQQVLDRDASFPRPGGVTLYTNISPYACNGLTVTCNLNGNVFNYNQTLAEYPGAAVAVGLYLADNPGCANQPLRAIIGRNDADIAGTVGQQYRQNLDNLLTYFKNTGRPVYLRVGYEFDGPWNCYNTDFYKQAFRVVKQRITSLGATNIKTVWQSASYAKDGPAEYKFDFSNPSHLNDWYPGDDVVDYVGLSTFYWDATYRQYQWACDTPTSTPTVLYDRVLNFARGHNKPAMISESTPQAYRTAQLDASCVNRNNRVSLNGDWTKVGSWYDQFFAYINRNTDVLRGVSYINSDWEAISQFSCPPGASAGAPNCTDGYWGNSRIQDNATILANFKRELQNSIFVNGTLSGRGANWGGGTPTNPPTTPPTTTPPTTTPPPSGNRNAYATIEAESRDSHSGTTVTAGRLSSLNNGDWARYDGVNFAGRTPNQVLFRYSSARPTNQAVTLEFRAGSATGPVIAAPGLLGTGSATNYKEIAFNVSNLPAGTTSITVVARANDAADVLDLDWFRFL; the protein is encoded by the coding sequence GTGCTACGAAAAGTCCTCGCCGGCCTGGCCGCGCTGGCTGTCCCGCTGATCGCGGTGGCCGCCTCCCCCGCCGAAGCCGCCATCCCACCCGGGAAGATCACCTTCTTCGCCGGCCAGACCACGCCCGACCTGACCGCGTTCAAGCAGCAGGTCCTCGACCGGGACGCGTCGTTCCCGCGCCCCGGCGGCGTCACCCTCTACACCAACATCTCGCCGTACGCCTGCAACGGCCTGACCGTCACCTGCAACCTCAACGGCAACGTCTTCAACTACAACCAGACCCTCGCCGAGTACCCGGGCGCGGCCGTCGCCGTCGGCCTGTACCTGGCCGACAACCCGGGCTGCGCCAACCAGCCGCTGCGCGCGATCATCGGCCGCAACGACGCCGACATCGCCGGCACGGTCGGCCAGCAGTACCGGCAGAACCTGGACAACCTGCTCACCTACTTCAAGAACACCGGCCGGCCGGTCTACCTGCGGGTGGGCTACGAGTTCGACGGCCCGTGGAACTGCTACAACACCGATTTCTACAAGCAGGCGTTCCGGGTGGTGAAGCAGCGCATCACGAGCCTGGGCGCCACGAACATCAAGACGGTGTGGCAGTCCGCCAGCTACGCGAAGGACGGCCCGGCCGAGTACAAGTTCGACTTCTCGAACCCGTCACACCTCAACGACTGGTACCCCGGTGACGACGTGGTCGACTACGTCGGGCTGAGCACCTTCTACTGGGACGCCACCTACCGGCAGTACCAGTGGGCCTGCGACACGCCGACCAGTACGCCGACGGTGCTCTACGACCGGGTGCTGAACTTCGCCCGGGGGCACAACAAGCCGGCGATGATCTCCGAGTCGACGCCGCAGGCGTACCGGACGGCTCAGCTGGACGCCTCCTGCGTCAACCGCAACAACCGGGTCTCGCTGAACGGGGACTGGACGAAGGTCGGCAGCTGGTACGACCAGTTCTTCGCCTACATCAACCGCAACACCGACGTGCTGCGCGGCGTCTCCTACATCAACAGCGACTGGGAGGCGATCAGCCAGTTCAGCTGCCCGCCGGGCGCGTCGGCCGGGGCCCCGAACTGCACCGACGGCTACTGGGGCAACAGCCGGATCCAGGACAACGCCACCATTCTGGCGAACTTCAAGCGCGAGCTGCAGAACTCGATCTTCGTGAACGGTACGTTGTCCGGCCGCGGCGCCAACTGGGGCGGCGGAACCCCGACCAACCCGCCGACCACTCCCCCGACTACTACTCCGCCAACTACTACTCCGCCTCCTTCCGGGAACCGCAACGCCTACGCCACGATCGAGGCCGAGTCGCGTGACAGCCACAGCGGCACGACTGTCACCGCCGGGCGGCTCAGCTCGCTCAACAACGGTGACTGGGCCCGCTACGACGGGGTGAACTTCGCCGGGCGTACCCCGAACCAGGTTTTGTTCCGGTATTCCTCGGCCCGGCCCACCAACCAGGCCGTCACCCTCGAATTCCGTGCCGGCTCCGCCACCGGACCGGTGATCGCCGCCCCCGGCCTGCTCGGCACCGGCTCGGCGACCAATTACAAGGAGATCGCCTTCAACGTGAGCAACCTGCCGGCCGGCACGACCAGCATCACCGTCGTGGCCCGCGCCAACGACGCCGCCGACGTCCTCGACCTCGACTGGTTCCGCTTCCTCTGA